The genome window TTTGGAAGAGATTATTTCTGCATATCCCCGAATTTTATCGTTATTTTCAAGAGTCCGGATCGTATCTGCGTAAAGTCTGATCCCTGAAAGCGGGGTTTTCAGTTCGTGGGAAATGATCTGCAGAAAATCATCTTTCATCTTTTCCAGTTTTTCCAGCAAAAACAGGTGCCTGATTACTGTGAATATCGCCAGAAAATATGCAGACAGCAGGATCAGGTCAAGCAGGACGAATTTCCGGCTGATCCAGCGTTCCTCGCGGTTTTTGTATCCTGGATCAAGTTGAAGAGCATATGAGATCCCTGCTTTTGAGACAATCATATCCCCGGTTGCGGAAGGTATCCGGAGGCGGAATTTCCCGCCGCTGAACTGCTCAGTCAGTGACTTGAAAAAAAACTCAAGATCCGTTGTCAGCACCGCATCCACTTTGAATCCATGCTCCTGAGCGGAAACAAGGTAGAATCGTTTCAGGTCTTCTTTGGGAACGAACAGGGATCTGGCTTCAGTCTGCTGAGTTGATTCTATCTGCTTCTCCCACGATTTCTGATGGAATTCCCAGGCGTCCCTGAGATATGAAATTTCGTCTGTGCTGAACAGGTCTCTATTTCCCAGGAGCATTGCTTCCCGCAGTGTACCATCAAGTTCGCAGTCCTTTGCAAACTCAGAAACGATCTTCTGATGAAGTGATTTATCCTCTTTGAGATAGATACTCCTGTAAATACGATAAACAAACATCTGCGAAAATAGAACCTGATTTTCCATTCCCTTGAAATTACCCAGAAACTGGGTTGCGCCGGATATTTTCTCGAAATAAAACAAGGCTCTCTCATAATCGCCTGATTGATAATAAAGCTGGGCAGCCCTGTAATCGTCCCTCATTTTCACCAGGGCGGCTGAAAACTGCTCTGCTGGGGCGGCAGGATTTATCGGTGGTTTTTCCGAATCATACACCAGTCCGATGGGAACTATCTTCCGATTCACCATGAAAGCGATCTGCCCGTTGATCTCGCTTTTCAGGTCTTCTCCTGAAAAAACCTGCCGGATCTCCTGCTCCTTCAGGACTTTAGTCACCTTCAAGGTCAGAAACGAAAGAGTCAGCAGGAACAGGGCAAGCAGGGATAAAATCAGGTAGCGCCTGTGACTTTTCATATAATTTAAATCTCGAATTATTTATTATACTGCAAATAGACGAACTGATAAACTTATCTTCCTGATTCTGTACAATCTTCAGTGTCAATGTTAAAATTAGTTTTCATAAATGAAGACATTTATCATTAATATCTGTTTATTTATTTTCCTGGTCCTGAGCGGGTGCGGCGGAAAGACCGTGATTCAAAAACCGGCTGAAGTGCCTGAAAAAACGTCTTCGCCTGCTATTTCATTCGGAGATACACTTGTCGACACCTACATTGCGGACATCATCACCCTTAACCCGCTGATTTCCAACGAAGGTGTCTCTGCCAATTACTATGGCTTGCTTTACAGCGGCCTGGTCCGCTATGACGAAAATTATCAGCTGATCCCGGATCTCGCTGAAACCTGGGAAATTTCCACAGACGGACTGACAATCACTTTCCCCCTCAGGAGAAAAGTGCTCTGGCATGACGGAGTTCTTTTCACATCCATGGATGTGAAATTCACCTTTGACAAGATCATGGACCCTGCCACCGGCTGTCCGGACAGGGACTATTACACATCTTTTTCCACCCTGGAAACACCGGACGACTATACAGTGAGATTCAGATTGAAAGAACCATTTGCACCGGCTCTGGAATATTGCGGATTCTATGTGATACCCTGGCACATCTATTCGAAGGAAAACATCAAAACTTCCAAGTACAACACCAATCCGATCGGCACCGGGCCTTTCAAATTCAATCAATGGCTTCCGGACGAGCAGATCATTCTCGAAGCCAACCTGAATTTCTACGAGGGCCGCCCGTATATCAACCGTTATATCTGCAAGGTGATCCCGGACAAATCCATGGCTTTTCTGGCAGTCAAGCGGGGTGAAATAGACTGTTACTCGCTTACACTCGATCAATATGTCAAACAGGCTGATCAGGATTTCCGCTCCAAAAACAATATTTACAGGACTTCGAGTTTCTACTTTTACATGCCATATAATCTGAAAAAGCCCTTCCTGTCCGAAAAGCCTGTCCGGCGGGCTCTGACCCTGGCTATTGACAGGGACGCCCTGATCAGGGATGTGCTTCAAGGTTACGGCCGGCCGATCACTGGTCCGTATGCACCAGGCTCCTGGCCGTCTTCCGATAACGCCAGACCGCTGCCCTATGACACTGTTGAAGCCTGTGCACTGTTGAAGGCAGCCGGTTTCTCGGATACAGACAGGGATGGATATCTGGAAAGGGATGGCAAGAAGCTTGAGATTGAGATCACTAAATTCGGGAAAGACGCTGAAGCAATGCTTCTGCCGACCCTGATCCAGGACTACTGGAAAAAAATCGGAGTCAAAGCCGTGCTGAACGGAACGGACTGGAACGTGCTGATGGACAAAGTCAATTCAGGCAACTACGATGCTGTCATTTTCGGACGCGAGCTCGGCGGCTGGGATCCGGACGGCGAATATGGCTTCTGGCACTCCAGTCAATTTCCAGATACTGCGGAACAAAAAAACGGGTATAATTATGCCAGGTTTTCCAATTCCGAGCTGGACAGACTGCTGGAACAGGGCCGCAGAACTTATGATCACGGGGAACGAAAGAAAATCTACAACCGGATCCACGAAATCATCAATGAGGATCAGCCCTGCACTTTTCTCTACATCGCGGACAGCCTGTTTGCAGTGAACAAGCGTTTCTGCGGAATCTCGGTCTCCCCTGCCGGTGAGCTTACACCGATCAGGCGCTGGTTTGTGCAGGAAGGAATGCAGGAGTATCAGTGAACAGATTATTATTGTTATTGCTGGTTATTTTCATCTTCGCTGTCGGCTGTGGAAAACCCCCGGGGAAAAAAGCCTTGCCAGAAAAAATAACCCTGCCTGAAAAAAATTCCGCCCCTTCTCCCTGTTATGGAGATACACTAGTGAACTCATATGTCGCAGACATTATTGCACTCAATCCTTTGATCACTAATGACGGGGTTTCATTTCAATTTTACGATCTGCTCTTCAACGGGCTTTTGAAATATGACGAAAATTACAATCTGGTCCCTGATCTTGCAGAGACCTGGGAAATCTCTGCCGATGGTCTGGCCATTACCTTCAAACTGAGAAAAGACGTGCTCTGGCATGACGGAGTGTCATTTACCTCGACTGATGTACTGTTCACTTTTGAAAAGATGATAGATCCTGCCACAGGGTGTCCCTCACGGGATAATTACACTTCTTTCTCAACGCTGGAAATTCCCGATGACTACACTGTCAGGTTCAGGCTGAAGGAACTGTTCGCTCCTGCACTGGAATACTGCGGTTTTTATGTGATACCCCGCCATATTTATCAAAATGAAAATATCAAGACCTCGAAATATAATCTCAACCCGGTCGGCACAGGCGCCTTCAAATTCACCCAATGGCTGCCTGCTGAGCAGATCGTGCTTGACGCAAATCAGAAATTTTACGACGGGCGTCCCTATTTCAACAAATACATCTGCCGGATCATCCCAGACAGTTCCATGACTTTTCTTAGTTTCAAGCGTGGAGACATCGACTGCATTTCGCTCACCAAAGATCAGTATTCTAAGCAGGTGGATGAGTCTTTCCGAGCCAAATACAATCTCTATAAGATTTCTAAAGCTTATGTCTATATGCCATATAACGTTCAGAAGCCATTCCTTTCTGAGCTGCCTGTGAGGAAGGCCCTTGGCATGGCCATCGACAGGGAGGAATTAATCAAGGATGTCCTTCACGGGTTCGGTAAATTGATCAGCGGACCTTTCACCCCGGGTTCATGGCCCGACAATCCGGAAGTCTTACCTCAGCCGTTTGACCCGACAGGTGCAGTCGAACTTTTGAAGTCCGCCGGCTTCACGGATTCAGATGGTGACGAATATCTGGAGCGCGACGGGAAAAAGCTGTCTGTCAGAATCACCAACTTTGGACAGGATGCGGCTTCGCTTGTGCTCCCTAACCTGATCCGTGATTTCTGGAAAAAAATCGGGGTTGCCAGTGAACTTGTCTGCATGAACTGGGACGCGCTGATGAATGATGTAAACTCAGGCAAGTTCGATGCAGTGCTCTTTGGTGGCAGTTACGGAGGATGGGATCCTGACGGTATATATGGTTCGTGGCATTCAAGCCAGTTTCCAGACCCCACCGGCACTGGATCAGGATTCAATTATAACCGGTTCAGCAATTCAGAGATGGACAGCCTGCTTGAACAGGGACGGCGCACATACGACCACGAGGCGAGGCGCAAAATATATTACCGCATCCACGCTCTTCTCAATGAGCAGCAGCCTTGCACATACATTTACAGTGTAGACCAGATTTACGCTGTTGATAAGCGGATATACGGGATATCCGTCACTCCGGTCAGTGAATTGAATTCCATCCTGCACTGGTATGTTCCTGAGGGGCTGCAGAAGTATCAGTAGGTAATCTTCTGCTAATCGATAAAATAACCTTTGAAGTTGAAATGTCTGTAGGTTAATAGGTTGGTATGTCAGGGAAGCCGGTGAAATGATTGTCAGCTCTTTTTTTTTGTTGAAACTTATTGTTTCAATCGCAGCGGTGATTGTTTTATCTCTGCTTGCCGAGAGAGCCAGCCCGCGCTGGGCCGGACTCGTCTCCGGATATCCTACCGGATCAGCCATTACACTTTTTTTCTTCGGCCTGGAGCAGAGCCCGGATTTTGCGGCACAAAGCGCTGTCTTCAACCTGACCGGCCTGATCGCAATGCAGATATTCGTTTACTGCTATTTCCGGATCTCTGAAACGAACTTCAGATTTCCAGCCGCGATGTCTTCTCTGGCTTCTGTCTGCACCTATTTTCCTGCGATCTGCATCCTGAGACTGGTTCCGGAAAACAGGTTGATTTCCTTACTTTTGACAGTATTTTCTATTTTCATTTTCATCCGCCTGTTCAGGAATGTAAAGGATTCAATCATCACAAGCAGAGTGAAGCTCTCTTTTTCAATCCTGTTGATCCGCGCTATAGCAGCTGCCTCAATTATTCTGCTGGTGACAGGCATGGCTCAGGCAGTAGGACCTGAATGGGCCGGCCTGTTTTCAGCCTTCCCCACTACTCTTTTTCCGCTGATCCTGATCGTGCACAAAACTTACGGCGTGGAACATGTCCAGACCATCCTGAAAAACGTGCCTGCAGGCCTTGGTTCTTTAGTTTTGTATTCCTTGACCGTTTCCTTCGCTTATCCTGCAATCGGAATTTACTGGGGAACAATTGCAGCGTTTGCGGCTGCAACAGTTTACCTGATTTTATTTGCTAAATTTCTACAATTCGTTAAATAACCTTGACAAATTTCAGTAGCGTGCCGCTGCATTCTATTGATGAGCTTTTACCTGGCCAAAGAAGCATTGAAAACTGCGAAAGCGGCCAGTAGAATGGAATTCGTTGGACAGTTAAAGATCATTATTGATTGCAAAGATCAATAAACTATTTTTTTCCTGAAATACCTGTAAAATATTCCAGCCAGTATTCATCGGTATAAAAATCAGCCCCGAAAACGGCTTCTTCCCTGTCCTCGTCGGATACCACAATTTTGGATGCTGAATCCCGGCCGGCATTTTTATCCTCATTTTCCAGGATCGTGTTATATTTAGCATAAACTTTCTGCTTGGTGGCGCTGTCCACTTCGTAGACATCCATGGGTTTCATGTCGGTTACTCCTGCATCCCGCATCAGATCGAGCCCCTCCATGAATCCGACCTGCATGTCTACTCTATTGTGCGAGCCGGTGAAAGCGTCGCCTGTGTCGTGGGAGAACCAGTATCCGTCCAGCGTTTCGCCTGTAGGAAGCTTGATCCCGACTGTCTTTGGAATGAAATAGACTCTCTTGTAAGGCATTTCATGGTTGTTGACTGCAAGGGTATGGAAGGCTACCACGTGCTTGCCGATAGCTGTGACTCCGAGTGATTTGCCGGATATGAGCCTGAAGCGGCTGCTGCCGGACCAGGTGACTCTGCGGCCGTCCTTGAGCTCACCGCTGCCTTCCAGGCAAAGACTTGCGAAGAAGCGTCCGCTGGTCTCGGAGATGAGTTCCCCGGAAGGAGTCTTGATTTTCTTGACTTCCTTGCCTGTATAGTGCACTCCCAGGAAGTATCCTGCTGCTGGAGTGTTGATTTCTTCTGCCATCACATAAAAGGTCGGTTTCTTCTTGTCGACTTTCTTGAATTTTTTCAGATCAGCTGGGATTTCTACAGCAGGCGGCAGAGGCAATTTGTCCAGGGTCCTCACATTAGCGTTCCGCTCTCGGGTCTGAGCGGCAGAAAGAGCGCCTGTGTCCTCTATGGTCCGGATGATGTTCTTTCCCTCTCTAAGGTCAGCTTCCAACTTCTCAATGGCTCTGCCGAGAGTGTCGAGACTGCCGCCATTCTGCCTGTGCTCAGGCAGGAATCTCTTGAAAAACAAAAGGTCAGGACCGGGATGGCGGTTCAGCAGGAAATTGATCGTGACTGCCCTCATGTCTTCCGAGTCGGAGAGAATATTGAAAATCTCATCTGCGCAGCTGTCAGCTGCAGCGGAATAATTCCGGTACATGTCTTGATCCGCAGTACTGTCATTCTGCTCCAGATAAGCGCATCTCTTGCTGGAATCGATGTAATTGTTCAGCACGTCCTTGATGCCGCCTGAATATGAAGCCACTGAAACCCACATGCTCAGAACCAGAATTAATCGTTTCAAATGTTCCCCCCTGACTCAGATATCATTAGATTAATTATGCCCGTAATCAGCAGGAAATCAATTAAAAATTACAGATCCGCCCTTTTCACAAAATAGACTGCGATTGCGGCGAAAATAAGGTTGGCGGACCAGGCTGCCATGAACGGATTCATCCGGCCGGACAACCCGTAACTGCGTGTGACTGACAGCACTACATAATAAAAAAAGATGATCACAATCGACAATCCCAGCCCGACCATCAGTCCGGATCTCTTGAAATACGCGCCCAGCGCCGCGCCGGCCAGGGCAAAGATCAGGGCCGCGAACGGAAGAGCCAGTTTCAGGTAGAGTTCGACCATGTGTTCATAAATATTTACCGCCCCGCGCCTGGTCAAATCCCTGATCTGCCTCCGTATTTCAGACAGCGTCATATTTGAGAACTTCTTTTCGTTCTCCACACCAAGTTTAGCAAGTTTTGCGAAATCCAGCTTCAGCTTGACAGTTTCCTGATAGAATTTTTCAACCCGCTCGATTTCCCTGTTTTTAAAAGTGACTTTATGTCCGTTGAAAAAGTGCCATTCAGTGCCGCTGAAATCCGCAAACTGCGCGTTCATGCTGCTGATCACTTTCCCGTTTTCGATTCTGAAAAGCACACAGTTATAGATCCTGCGATAATCGGTGTTGAGATTCTCGGCATACAGGAATTCATTCCCGCTTACCCGCTCCAAGATATTTTCGTGTTTGGCCCGTTCTTCAGGCATCATCAGGATATTCTCGTCCTCAAGTTTCTGAAAAGTTACATTAGTGTAAGGTGCGATGTAGTTGATGAACAGCATGGCCGAGCAGGTCACGATCAGTCCGAATCCAATCACCGGGACCAGCAGCCTGAGAAAGCTGATGCCTCCGGCTAATGCTGCGGAGATTTCGTTATCCTTACCCAGGCGTCCGAAGACAAGGAAAGTCGCCAGCAGGGAGGCCATTGAAAAGGAATAGATCATGTTCCCGGAAAACACCCTGAAGAAGTACCATTTCATCACGATCCAGGGGTCCACCTGGCGAATGAAAATATACTGGATCACATCGATCAGGGGATCGACTGACATGATCACCACATATCCGCAGATACCAAAAATAAAGGGACCTATCAACTCCCAGATGATATATTTATCAAGAATTTTCATCTGCAGGCAGCTGCCCTGAATGTTTTTTCCAGAAAATCATAGACACCTTCCTGCTGATTGGAAGTCGTAACTTCACAGGCAGCTTTTTTAAGGGCATCAGGAGCGTTTCCCATCGCTACTCCACAACCCGCCTGGCTCAACATTTCCAGATCGTTCATCCCGTCCCCGAATGCCAGGACTTCGTCCATGCTGATTCCTGCCCTCCGGGAATACCAGGACAGGGCTTCAGCTTTGGATACTTCCGGGTGCATGATCTCGATGAAATTACCCAGCGAATTAGTGACATAGGCGCTGGCACCCAGGCTTTTTCTGATCCTGGATTCTTCTATCTCCAAATCTTCCAAAGGGGCGTAAATGAATTTCAAGGGCAGGTTCCTGTGGCAGTTTAAACCTAGGAAATGATTGTAAGCTACTCCTGCGCGCTCGACATAAGAGCGAACCAGCTGATTGTAACTTTTCACATACATCCTGTCCGAAATAAAAATCAGCAGCAGTTCCGGATCACAGAGTCGCAGGATCCGCTCACAGGTTTCCCGTTCAATCAGCCGCTCAAAAACGGACTGCCCCTCGTCGACGATCAGGGCACCGTTATAACTGATCACATGAATCCCAGTGCCGAGCAGCTGGGAGTAACTTCTGGCTGAACAGAACATTCGCCCGGTCACCAGGACAAACCTGATTCCGGACCGGCTTAGCGATTGAATCTTTTCCAGGGTTTTCGTCCTGATCCGGTGAGAGTCGTCAAGCAGCGTACCATCCAGGTCGAGTGCGATCAATTTGAACGTCATATCCCCTTATTTCACTTTAGGGTTGGTGCCTGGCTTTATGAGCGGCAGCTTTTTCTTGCAGAGCGGGCAGTCGGCAGTTTCGTATAAGGCGGCGTTCACTTTCAGCAGGGATTTGACGGAGGTTCCCCTCACTTTTGGAGTCTTGACCGCACTGCGATTCACGATGGTGGAAATCCCGACTACTTCAGCATCAAAGGACTCTACAAGCTGGGCGACGAGATCAACTGATCCTCCTGTTGTAAAAACATCCTCAACGATCAAAACCCGTTCGCCGGGCAGAATCTCAAATCCCCGCCGCAATGTCATGGCACCGGACTGGTCCCGTTCAGAATAAATAGCCCGCGCCTCGAAGGTTCTCGCCACTTCATACGCAAGAATCACTGCTCCGACTGCAGGCCCGATCACTGTGTCGATCATTTCTCCGGTGTATAAAGAGGCAATCTGCTCGGCGATTTCCATCGCAATGTCATAATGCTGCAGGGCTAGTGCCATTTGAAAATAGGTATCGCTGTGCTTGCCTGAGCTGAGAAGAAAATGACCTGTCTTGACGGCATCGATGTTTTCCAGCACTTTCAAGAGATCAGAATCCACGATTTGCCTCCTTCAGCTGATCTTTGAATTTAGTAATGATACCTTTTTTATCGGATGACTCTAAAATCGGTCTTCCTACTATGATATAGTCGGCTCCGTTCCTGGCAGCCTGTGCAGGTGTCTCCACCCGTTTCTGATCATTGGTCTCCCCGCCCTCGGAAAGGCGGATCCCTGGCGTGGCGATGATAAAGTCAGCGCCCAGTAAGGCTCGCAGAGCAGTCAGTTCCCTGGCTGAAGCCACCACTCCGTGCAGACCGGAATTTTTCGCAAGTTGCGCCAGGCTGGACACCATTTTATCTACGGAAAGTGTGCATTTAACTTCATCATAGAGCTCGCGATCCGACAGGCTTGTCAGAACAGTCACGCCAAGCACTTTGGTTTTGGTGCCTGTTACAGCCTTGCAGGCAGCAGTCATCATTTCGGATCCACCGGAAGCATGCACATCCACAAAATCCACGCCGTATTTTACCGATTCGCTCACTGCATTGTAAACTGTATTGGGAATGTCATGGAATTTCAAGTCCAGGAAGACTTTTCCGTGATTCCTGATCAGCCCGATCACACTGTTTCCTTCCTTAAGATACAGTCTCAGCCCGATCTTGAAATGGCTGACGCTTCCGGAAACTTCAGTCAGCAGGTGTTTCACCTCTGAGAGGTCATTCAAGTCAAGCGCCAGCATCAGTTCAGTATTTTTCATTATTGAATCACCTTGTATCTGGGTTCAGTTACAGTAACTATATCAAATTTGATCATGTATTTACAATGCCAGCATTCCATCCGGGTTTCATTGATTTTCCAGTCCACTGATTTGCATCTCGGGCATTGCATGCTTTCCTCCACGCATTTTTGGCTTTATTATCGGGAAAATCAGCAATTTTATTACCTGGAAAATGTCCGGTTTCCGGCATTCAGTAAACGGCACAGTGATTCAGAGCTCTGCTGAATTAAGGAATCGGTGTCAGCTGGAGATCTTCCCCCAGCTGTCCTGCGCACCATTTGACCAGGTTGACGCTCATCTGATGGTGATCGTAATCGGGCATATTATAATTATCATACAATGTCCGGGATTTACTGCTATTTTTCGAGCCGTCATCAAACGGGGAGCTGTCTCCGATGGCCGCAATCCGGCCCTGACCGTATTTTGAGACAACAATCAACGGGTTACCTCCGTATTTAGCTGAAAAGCAGATCAGACCCGTTACAGAGGCAGGCTTCAGGATAGAAATGCTGGTGGCACCCCAGGAACCGACATGCTCGACACCGCTCATGACAGAACAGTGATTCAGCTTGTTCGTCAGGGGATGCTCAGACATGGTGCGCTTGTCAAAGCTGAAACCGAAGTCAGAGACGAAGACAGTATAAATCCTGATCGAATCCCAGCCGTCGCCATCCCGGTCTGATCCATTATGGTCGCAAATCAGGAACAGACCGTGACCTTCATGGGTGTATGTCTTGATGGCTGAGATTTCATCTGCAGAAAAAGGCCGGTTTGGTTCAGGAATCACCAGTATGTCGAATTCATTGAGTGTGTCCAGGTTGATCGGACCCTGATTCAGGGCATTCACTTCAAAGCCGGCCTTGGAAAGTTCCCCGGCAAAATCTGAATATCCGGTAGTAATGGTCCAGGAGGCAGAGCCTGCCACCTGAGCATGAGTATTGTCGAAAAGAATTCTGGTCTGGCCGCTAAGTGAAACTGCGATCAAGCAGAAAGCTGTCAGCAGCATCCGGATGTTTATCATTATTCCCTCCATACGTATAATTTTACATGGATTTTTAAATTCCACAAGCAGAGATTAACCGGAAACGCAAAATTTGTGCTAGAATTAGTATATGAGTGAAGTTTCATTCTCTTTCAGATTCAAAGGCCGGGTCTCAAGAGGATATTTCATCCGTTTATCCGCTTTCTACCTGTTCCTTGGGCAACTGATTTTTTTCACAGTTTCCCTGGGAGCTGGAATCCTGATTCCCAGGATCTGTTTTTCGATGCTGAACTGGCCGTGGGTTTCCGTCTATTATCTGATGACATTGAGCCAGTACATTCTCGCTATTCTGGTGCTTGGTTCATTCGGTGTGCTGATCTTTTCCTTACTGGTTAAAAGATGCCATGATTTTAATTACTCAGGGAGCTTGGCGCTGATCATGATTCTTCCCTTTGCTTTCTCAATCTGGGCGACTCTCTGTGGTCAGGATTCCTTGAAAACACTTGCCTTAATTCCACTGGTAAACTTGGTTTTCCTCTGCCCGTTCATGTTGAAATCAGGGACAACTTTGTCAAATCCTTACGGCAGGGATCCTGAATCCATTGATCCTCCTGCCAGCATTGTCCTCGCTTTCCTCGTGTTGCCATTCCTGATCTTCTCTTTTTTCTTCGGTTCATATTCGTTCATAGCGGCCAATTCCGGCTACAGCAGCCAGGACCCGCCGCAGACTGTGGAGAAAAACATCTGCAGCAGCCACATGCTGGAACTGGAACGGGAACTCAGGGAATTTTTGAATTCAACCGGCAGATCGGAAACTCAGGAAACCCGCCTGGATGAACTCAAGACATTCAAAAACAGGTCCCTTTTCGAGTGCCCGGCAGGCGGTATTTATTCGATCGATCAGACCGGAGAAACCTATTCCATCAAGTGCTCGATTCACAATACTCCATTTGATCTTAAGTAGCTGTTTTTTTAATTTTCAGGCAGCAGTTCCGGGATTTTTTCCGCAATCGTTTCCGCAATCTTCCGGTTGCCGAGCTCAGAGCAGTGAAAATCCGGCAGGAAATAGTCCCAGCGCTTTCCCCCGACCGCCCAGACCTTGTTGAAAGCATCCAGTATGTCTATAAAAGGAATATTCTGCTCCCTGCTCAATTCCTTCAT of Candidatus Wallbacteria bacterium contains these proteins:
- a CDS encoding LptF/LptG family permease, with translation MKILDKYIIWELIGPFIFGICGYVVIMSVDPLIDVIQYIFIRQVDPWIVMKWYFFRVFSGNMIYSFSMASLLATFLVFGRLGKDNEISAALAGGISFLRLLVPVIGFGLIVTCSAMLFINYIAPYTNVTFQKLEDENILMMPEERAKHENILERVSGNEFLYAENLNTDYRRIYNCVLFRIENGKVISSMNAQFADFSGTEWHFFNGHKVTFKNREIERVEKFYQETVKLKLDFAKLAKLGVENEKKFSNMTLSEIRRQIRDLTRRGAVNIYEHMVELYLKLALPFAALIFALAGAALGAYFKRSGLMVGLGLSIVIIFFYYVVLSVTRSYGLSGRMNPFMAAWSANLIFAAIAVYFVKRADL
- a CDS encoding Cof-type HAD-IIB family hydrolase, whose protein sequence is MTFKLIALDLDGTLLDDSHRIRTKTLEKIQSLSRSGIRFVLVTGRMFCSARSYSQLLGTGIHVISYNGALIVDEGQSVFERLIERETCERILRLCDPELLLIFISDRMYVKSYNQLVRSYVERAGVAYNHFLGLNCHRNLPLKFIYAPLEDLEIEESRIRKSLGASAYVTNSLGNFIEIMHPEVSKAEALSWYSRRAGISMDEVLAFGDGMNDLEMLSQAGCGVAMGNAPDALKKAACEVTTSNQQEGVYDFLEKTFRAAACR
- the pyrF gene encoding orotidine-5'-phosphate decarboxylase, which gives rise to MKNTELMLALDLNDLSEVKHLLTEVSGSVSHFKIGLRLYLKEGNSVIGLIRNHGKVFLDLKFHDIPNTVYNAVSESVKYGVDFVDVHASGGSEMMTAACKAVTGTKTKVLGVTVLTSLSDRELYDEVKCTLSVDKMVSSLAQLAKNSGLHGVVASARELTALRALLGADFIIATPGIRLSEGGETNDQKRVETPAQAARNGADYIIVGRPILESSDKKGIITKFKDQLKEANRGF
- a CDS encoding peptide-binding protein, with amino-acid sequence MKTFIINICLFIFLVLSGCGGKTVIQKPAEVPEKTSSPAISFGDTLVDTYIADIITLNPLISNEGVSANYYGLLYSGLVRYDENYQLIPDLAETWEISTDGLTITFPLRRKVLWHDGVLFTSMDVKFTFDKIMDPATGCPDRDYYTSFSTLETPDDYTVRFRLKEPFAPALEYCGFYVIPWHIYSKENIKTSKYNTNPIGTGPFKFNQWLPDEQIILEANLNFYEGRPYINRYICKVIPDKSMAFLAVKRGEIDCYSLTLDQYVKQADQDFRSKNNIYRTSSFYFYMPYNLKKPFLSEKPVRRALTLAIDRDALIRDVLQGYGRPITGPYAPGSWPSSDNARPLPYDTVEACALLKAAGFSDTDRDGYLERDGKKLEIEITKFGKDAEAMLLPTLIQDYWKKIGVKAVLNGTDWNVLMDKVNSGNYDAVIFGRELGGWDPDGEYGFWHSSQFPDTAEQKNGYNYARFSNSELDRLLEQGRRTYDHGERKKIYNRIHEIINEDQPCTFLYIADSLFAVNKRFCGISVSPAGELTPIRRWFVQEGMQEYQ
- the pyrE gene encoding orotate phosphoribosyltransferase, which codes for MDSDLLKVLENIDAVKTGHFLLSSGKHSDTYFQMALALQHYDIAMEIAEQIASLYTGEMIDTVIGPAVGAVILAYEVARTFEARAIYSERDQSGAMTLRRGFEILPGERVLIVEDVFTTGGSVDLVAQLVESFDAEVVGISTIVNRSAVKTPKVRGTSVKSLLKVNAALYETADCPLCKKKLPLIKPGTNPKVK
- a CDS encoding HAMP domain-containing sensor histidine kinase, which produces MKSHRRYLILSLLALFLLTLSFLTLKVTKVLKEQEIRQVFSGEDLKSEINGQIAFMVNRKIVPIGLVYDSEKPPINPAAPAEQFSAALVKMRDDYRAAQLYYQSGDYERALFYFEKISGATQFLGNFKGMENQVLFSQMFVYRIYRSIYLKEDKSLHQKIVSEFAKDCELDGTLREAMLLGNRDLFSTDEISYLRDAWEFHQKSWEKQIESTQQTEARSLFVPKEDLKRFYLVSAQEHGFKVDAVLTTDLEFFFKSLTEQFSGGKFRLRIPSATGDMIVSKAGISYALQLDPGYKNREERWISRKFVLLDLILLSAYFLAIFTVIRHLFLLEKLEKMKDDFLQIISHELKTPLSGIRLYADTIRTLENNDKIRGYAEIISSKSNQISNLISNLVYLNRLSDLKNMAELSENLRSSLTNVDVKVLIEGLCEEYANCYLKKYSLEISGSGIFPGDRGILEIIFANLIDNSFKHVESEPVMIFVKMDADCKHQITYSDNGKFDGTVSKLFSKFGHSRGTRKGLGLGLYIVRQLVELLGGSVTAETAGALKIMIKLGK
- a CDS encoding DUF805 domain-containing protein, whose protein sequence is MSEVSFSFRFKGRVSRGYFIRLSAFYLFLGQLIFFTVSLGAGILIPRICFSMLNWPWVSVYYLMTLSQYILAILVLGSFGVLIFSLLVKRCHDFNYSGSLALIMILPFAFSIWATLCGQDSLKTLALIPLVNLVFLCPFMLKSGTTLSNPYGRDPESIDPPASIVLAFLVLPFLIFSFFFGSYSFIAANSGYSSQDPPQTVEKNICSSHMLELERELREFLNSTGRSETQETRLDELKTFKNRSLFECPAGGIYSIDQTGETYSIKCSIHNTPFDLK
- a CDS encoding peptide-binding protein, whose translation is MNRLLLLLLVIFIFAVGCGKPPGKKALPEKITLPEKNSAPSPCYGDTLVNSYVADIIALNPLITNDGVSFQFYDLLFNGLLKYDENYNLVPDLAETWEISADGLAITFKLRKDVLWHDGVSFTSTDVLFTFEKMIDPATGCPSRDNYTSFSTLEIPDDYTVRFRLKELFAPALEYCGFYVIPRHIYQNENIKTSKYNLNPVGTGAFKFTQWLPAEQIVLDANQKFYDGRPYFNKYICRIIPDSSMTFLSFKRGDIDCISLTKDQYSKQVDESFRAKYNLYKISKAYVYMPYNVQKPFLSELPVRKALGMAIDREELIKDVLHGFGKLISGPFTPGSWPDNPEVLPQPFDPTGAVELLKSAGFTDSDGDEYLERDGKKLSVRITNFGQDAASLVLPNLIRDFWKKIGVASELVCMNWDALMNDVNSGKFDAVLFGGSYGGWDPDGIYGSWHSSQFPDPTGTGSGFNYNRFSNSEMDSLLEQGRRTYDHEARRKIYYRIHALLNEQQPCTYIYSVDQIYAVDKRIYGISVTPVSELNSILHWYVPEGLQKYQ